One Aquarana catesbeiana isolate 2022-GZ linkage group LG06, ASM4218655v1, whole genome shotgun sequence genomic region harbors:
- the LOC141147462 gene encoding olfactory receptor 5B12-like, whose amino-acid sequence MTNRTSEFILLGLSDLKYSQIPLSLLILFVYMSTLAGNLLIISLVISDSHLQTPMYFFLGNLSALDIFTSSVSSFHLLFDIFRRSWLILYSSCIAQVFFFFCFVVTEAFLLAVMSYDRYVAICHPLHYTTMINIHLCIRLAFGVWVIGSICSSVHTICTLRLAFCGSTIIPGLFCELYQLIQMSCSDTSLNHLLLYLQVVCFGVAALLITFLSYVYVFKTILRIKMKDGKLKAFSTCSSHLTVVFIFYGTVIFNYVLPNNKGFLEVRIVSAVYAILTPFLNPAIYSLRNNEIKGAFCRALTRVGFRP is encoded by the coding sequence ATGACGAATCGAACTTCTGAATTCATTTTGCTTGGCCTGTCGGACCTCAAGTATTCCCAGATCCCGCTGTCTCTTCTGATCCTCTTTGTCTATATGTCCACACTGGCCGGTAATCTTCTCATAATTTCCCTGGTGATCTCAGACTCCCACCTTCAGACCCCCATGTACTTTTTCCTTGGAAACCTCTCGGCTTTGGACATCTTCACCTCATCTGTGTCTTCTTTTCATTTGCTCTTTGATATCTTTAGGAGAAGCTGGCTGATTTTATACTCCTCTTGTATAGCCCAggtcttcttctttttctgctttGTTGTCACAGAGGCTTTCCTGCTAGCTGTTATGTCCTACGATCGATATGTTGCCATCTGTCATCCTCTCCATTACACAACAATGATAAATATTCACTTGTGCATTCGATTGGCATTCGGTGTCTGGGTCATTGGATCCATCTGCTCCTCAGTACACACAATCTGTACACTGAGATTGGCCTTCTGTGGTTCTACCATAATCCCGGGCTTGTTCTGTGAACTTTATCAGCTGATACAAATGTCATGTTCAGACACATCCCTCAATCACTTACTGTTGTATCTCCAAGTCGTATGTTTCGGAGTTGCTGCCCTTTTAATCACGTTCCTTTCATATGTGTATGTTTTCAAAACCATCCTTAGAATAAAGATGAAGGATGGAAAGTTAAAGGCTTTCTCCACCTGTAGTTCCCACCTCACAGTGGTCTTCATCTTTTATGGGACAGTCATCTTCAACTATGTCTTGCCCAATAATAAAGGTTTTCTGGAAGTCAGAATAGTGTCTGCAGTTTATGCAATTCTTACTCCTTTTCTGAATCCTGCTATATACAGTCTGAGAAATAATGAAATTAAAGGGGCTTTCTGCAGAGCTCTGACCAGAGTGGGCTTTAGACCATAA